CTTGTATATCCTAATGAGAATATTGATGTGGCGGCGCAGCGGATTTTACGCGACCTCACCGGTATTGATAATCTCTTTATGGAGCAAACCAAGGTTTATGGTCAGGTAGATCGTCACCCTGCCGGACGGGTAATCACCACTGGCTATTACTCCTTAATTGATATTGCCAAGCACGATCCTCACGCTTCCGCTTGGGCCGATGGAGTGTATTGGATGGATCTAAATGAAGTGCCTAAACTGGCATTCGACCATAGCGATATCCTCAAAGATGCCCTGCAAATCTTACAACAGCGGGTGCGTCATCAACCGGTGGGTTTTGAATTATTGCCGGAAAAATTCGCTTTGGCCGATCTACAAGCTTTGTACGAGGCCATTTTGAATGAGAGTTACGATAAGGCCAATTTCCGCAAGCGGATCCTTAGCATGAACCTTTTGATCTCCTTAAAGGAGAACCAGAAAGATGTGCC
The Croceimicrobium hydrocarbonivorans genome window above contains:
- a CDS encoding NUDIX hydrolase yields the protein MAEKTTSTVPKGQKSQFAVPYYEISYDKFFQFGVSVDCVVFGYHENRLKILLIKRGAAPFMGMWALPGDLVYPNENIDVAAQRILRDLTGIDNLFMEQTKVYGQVDRHPAGRVITTGYYSLIDIAKHDPHASAWADGVYWMDLNEVPKLAFDHSDILKDALQILQQRVRHQPVGFELLPEKFALADLQALYEAILNESYDKANFRKRILSMNLLISLKENQKDVPHRPARLYKFDKQRYDELIAKGFSFEL